The genomic interval TCATGCTGGGAGCAGTAGTCAGCGCGGTCTCCACCTTCCTGGCGCTTGAGACCAACAGCCTGCAATCCCTGGGCGTGTGGTTCCAGGGCTCCTTCACCTCGGTCTACCGCGGCCAGTACGAGGTGCTGTGGCTGGTCCTGCTGGCCGTGGCCGCCGTCGTCGTCCTGGCGGACCGGCTGACCGTCGCGGGCCTGGGCGAGGACGTCGCCACCGCCGTCGGCGTGAGCTACCAGCAGATGGTCCTCATTGCCACCGCGCTCATTGCGCTGGCCACCGGGGTGGTGACCGTCGTCGTCGGCTCCCTGCCCTTCCTGGGACTCATCGTGCCCAACCTCGTGTCGATGGCGCGCGGCGACGACCTGCGCTCCAACCTGCCGTGGGTGTGCCTGTCCGGCACCGCCCTGGTGACGGTGTGCGACCTGGTGGCCCGCACGATCATCTCCCCCTTCGAGGTGCCCGTCTCGGTGGTCCTGGGGGTCATCGGGGCCGCCGTCTTCATCGTCCTCATCGTGCGCCGCACCCGCAGGAGTGGGGCATGAGCACCACTCACGCACTGCCCACCCTGCCGTCCGAACCGGACTCGACCACCCGCCGTCGGCCCTCTTACGGCTCCGGGGCATTTCCGACGGCGTCCGCCCGGCGCCGCTGGTGGCTGACCTTCCTGGTGGTGACCACGCTCGCCCTGCTGTTCTGCCTCGGCCTGCTGGCCTGGGACAACCCCATGGAGCCCGGCACACGCGGCTTCTGGCTCATCGCGCAGCGGCGCGCCAACGCCGTCATCGCCATGCTCATCGTCGCCGTGTGCCAGGCCATGGCCACCGTGGCCTTCCAGACGGTCACGGGCAACCGGATCCTCACGCCGTCGATCATGGGTTTCGAGGCCCTGTACCGCGCGATCCACACCTCGACCGTGTTCTTCCTGGGGGCGGCGGGCCTGACCGCGGCCCGCACAACGACGACCTTCGTGGGCCAGCTGGTGCTCATGGTCGCCCTGTGCCTGCTGCTGTACTCCTGGCTGCTCACCAGCCGCCGGGCCACGC from Actinomyces respiraculi carries:
- a CDS encoding ABC transporter permease, yielding MTLLAPSRPAPARAGRDTPVRTRSRLGLPFLLALALTTALLGLSLATGEYSILSHDDGWELFRTVRIPRTIALVLSGAAMSLSGLVMQLITQNRFVEPTTTGTTEWAGLGLLTVMIVAPHATILSRMAVAVGFAFIGTMVFFLLLRRVSLRSSLLVPIMGIMLGAVVSAVSTFLALETNSLQSLGVWFQGSFTSVYRGQYEVLWLVLLAVAAVVVLADRLTVAGLGEDVATAVGVSYQQMVLIATALIALATGVVTVVVGSLPFLGLIVPNLVSMARGDDLRSNLPWVCLSGTALVTVCDLVARTIISPFEVPVSVVLGVIGAAVFIVLIVRRTRRSGA